One segment of Panthera leo isolate Ple1 chromosome A3, P.leo_Ple1_pat1.1, whole genome shotgun sequence DNA contains the following:
- the LOC122215161 gene encoding 60S ribosomal protein L32-like: protein MATLRFPVKPRIVKKRTNKFIRHHSDPRVKIKCNWRKPRGIGETGGRQSKGQISMPNIGYESSKKTKHMLPIGFRKFLVHHIKELEVLLIYNKSYCTEIAHNVPSQTHQATA from the coding sequence ATGGCCACCCTCAGATTTCCGGTGAAGCCCAGGATTGTTAAAAAGAGGACTAACAAGTTCATCCGGCACCACTCAGACCCACGTGTCAAAATTAAATGCAACTGGAGGAAACCCAGAGGCATTGGTGAAACGGGGGGAAGACAATCTAAGGGCCAGATCTCGATGCCCAACATTGGTTACGAGAGcagcaagaaaacaaagcatATGCTGCCCATTGGCTTCCGGAAGTTCCTAGTCCACCACATCAAGGAGCTTGAAGTGCTGCTGATTTACAACAAATCTTACTGCACAGAGATTGCTCACAATGTCCCCTCCCAGACCCACCAAGCCACTGCATAA